In Acidobacteriota bacterium, the genomic window AAAAATTCGTGGATAAAAGCCCCTATGTCCTTCACAAGGAAAATGGTCGTTATATGATAAAGCGAGATGGGGAGTACATCTGCGACATCACCCTTCCCAAAGAGCCAAAGTTCTATAAGATGCGTACCTCAAGCGGAAAGTTGATGTCCCGCATCGGGGTTCTCCAGGGCACTTACCTTGGCATCTTCCCCACTGATGTCTGCGACTACTGGAAGATGGAGCCGAAGATGAACTGCAAGTTCTGTTCGGTGGGGCTCAACCTCGGGGAATATGAGGACCGGGAGAAGACGATCCAGGATGTGGTGGAGACGGTCAAGGCGGCGAGGAAGGAGCTCGGCATCACCTATGTTCACTTCAACACGGGCCATTACGAGGGGGATACCTATCTCGACCAACTGGAACCGATAATAAAGCGAGTGAAGAAGGAGACTGGTCTCCTTATCGGGGTTCAGACCCCGCCCCACCACGATCTCACCCGGTACCACTACCTCAAGAAGATCGGGGTGAACCAGGTCTCCTTTTGCTTCGAGCTCTGGGATGAGGAGCGGTTCAAGGAGGTCTGCCCTGGGAAGAACAAGTTCTACGGCTTAAAGCGTTATCTCGACGCGGTGGAATACTGCGCCAAGATATTTGCCACTACCAACGGGGAGATAATCGCCGGACTCGAGCCACCGGAGAACTCGATCGAGGCGATAGACTGGATGACCTCGGTGGGAGCAATACCAACTGTCTGCGTCTTCCGCCCCTTAACCGGCACCGACTATGAGAATGTACCCCCACCCAAGACCGAGGAGATGATCCCCATATTCCGCCGGATGTACGAAGCCTGTATGGAACACAACCTCCCCATCGATGTCGCCCCAAACATCAAGGTGAGTATCGTTCTTCTTCCTGAGGAGGGGCG contains:
- a CDS encoding radical SAM protein, encoding MIDDVRRNPGLLKLDLFCKGMKIDESCTVSEDAREILRTRAGLGSGLEVILPDGLYANVPVLEKFVDKSPYVLHKENGRYMIKRDGEYICDITLPKEPKFYKMRTSSGKLMSRIGVLQGTYLGIFPTDVCDYWKMEPKMNCKFCSVGLNLGEYEDREKTIQDVVETVKAARKELGITYVHFNTGHYEGDTYLDQLEPIIKRVKKETGLLIGVQTPPHHDLTRYHYLKKIGVNQVSFCFELWDEERFKEVCPGKNKFYGLKRYLDAVEYCAKIFATTNGEIIAGLEPPENSIEAIDWMTSVGAIPTVCVFRPLTGTDYENVPPPKTEEMIPIFRRMYEACMEHNLPIDVAPNIKVSIVLLPEEGRYFLDDPEKYKWRELKWKILRQFYHAYFYTKIWFKR